A single region of the Corticium candelabrum chromosome 15, ooCorCand1.1, whole genome shotgun sequence genome encodes:
- the LOC134190858 gene encoding kinase D-interacting substrate of 220 kDa-like, which yields MNEELREAVERGDIESVTRLLEMKGDVNARDKDGNTLLMQACRKKKKEMVVLLLSKSADVNETGDCGWTALIVSAIVRSEEITDLLLNVKDINVMKGDYWGRTAIHYAAGNNHVTIVERLLSCSVPVDINDNDGCTPLLFAAWHGDVCCVDVLLKHGASPQHESECGVSPLEIAKGKGHSDVVEMMEEAIRLTSHPYVEGRMFVMKRQYEETIAELQSEVDKMKEELRQSSLVHEVRRLRSEIQEKEGEMRCLVSALATVSRMASEKVGEGHTTCAEYHMLSQAAGNNIKRKIGYIIDSRCFSESPVG from the exons atgaacgaagaattgaggGAAGCGGTGGAGAGAGGTGATATTGAGTCAGTAACGCGTCTTTTGGAGATGAAAGGTGATGTCAATGCTCGTGATAAGGATGgg aACACTCTTCTGATGCAAGCGTGTAGGAAGAAGAAAAAGGAGATGGTTGTGTTGCTGCTCTCTAAATCAGCAGATGTTAATGAGACTGGTGAT TGTGGATGGACAGCTTTGATTGTATCTGCAATCGTCAGATCAGAAGAGATCACTGATCTACTACTGAATGTCAAAGATATTAATGTGATGAAGGGAGATTAt TGGGGAAGGACAGCCATCCATTATGCTGCAGGgaataatcacgtgaccattgtagagagacttttgtcttgttctgttcctgttgatatcaatgataatgatGGTTGTACACCATTGTTGTTTGCTGCCTGGCAtggtgatgtgtgttgtgttgatgttcttctaaaacatggagcgagtccccaacatgagag TGAGTGTGGAGTATCACCACTGGAGATTGCCAAGGGAAAGGGTCACAGTGATGTggttgagatgatggaagaagccataagat TGACATCTCATCCTTATGTGGAGGGTCGCATGTTTGTCATGAAACGTCAATATGAAGAGACA atTGCTGAACTGCAGAGTGAAGTGGACAAGATGAAAGAAGAATTAAGACAATCATCCTTGGTCCACGAAGTGAGGAGATTGAGAAGTGAGATCCAAGAGAAAGAGGGGGAAATGAGATGTCTCGTGTCTGCTCTTGCTACTGTTAGCAGAATGGCAAGCGAGAAA GTTGGTGAAGGTCACACGACTTGTGCCGAGTATCACATGTTGTCACAAGCGGCAGGTAATAACATAAAAAGAAAGATTGGGTATATCATAGACTCTAGATGCTTTAGTGAGTCTCCGGTAGGTTAA